The following coding sequences are from one uncultured Cohaesibacter sp. window:
- a CDS encoding LL-diaminopimelate aminotransferase — translation MDEFHKIRRLPPYVFEPVNRIKAKARAAGADIIDLGMGNPDLPTPKHIVDKLTETVLDPRTHRYSTSRGIPGLRRAQASYYERRFGVKLNPETEIVATLGSKEGFANMAQAITSPGDVVLVPNPTYPIHSFGFIMSGGVVRSMPAEPNEEFFRSIDRAVRHSIPKPIALIVNYPSNPTAYTVDLNFYKEVVKIAKEHDIMVLSDLAYAEIYFGDDVPPSILQVEGAKDIAVEFTSLSKTFSMPGWRMGFAVGNERMIRALTRVKSYLDYGAFTPIQVAAAAALNGVEDCIAEARETYKFRRDVMVESFTRAGWPIPSPDATMFAWVQVPEKFRDVGSLEFAKRLVEEAHVAVAPGVGFGEYGDDYVRLAFVENEQRIRQAARNIRKFLASS, via the coding sequence ATGGATGAGTTCCATAAAATACGCCGTCTCCCGCCTTATGTTTTTGAACCGGTTAACCGGATTAAGGCGAAGGCACGAGCGGCGGGCGCGGATATCATCGACTTGGGTATGGGCAATCCTGATCTGCCGACTCCAAAGCACATCGTTGACAAGTTGACCGAAACGGTGCTCGACCCGAGAACACACCGCTATTCCACTTCGCGTGGGATTCCCGGTTTGCGCCGCGCTCAGGCTTCCTATTATGAACGCCGGTTCGGGGTTAAGCTCAATCCTGAAACCGAAATCGTAGCGACACTCGGTTCCAAGGAAGGCTTCGCCAACATGGCACAAGCGATCACCAGTCCCGGTGACGTTGTGCTGGTGCCAAACCCGACTTATCCGATTCATTCATTCGGTTTCATCATGTCTGGTGGTGTGGTTCGCTCCATGCCAGCAGAACCAAATGAGGAATTCTTCCGCTCGATTGACCGAGCCGTACGACATTCCATTCCGAAGCCGATTGCGCTTATCGTGAACTATCCGTCGAACCCGACCGCTTACACGGTAGATCTCAACTTCTACAAAGAGGTGGTCAAGATCGCGAAAGAACATGATATTATGGTTTTGAGCGATCTGGCCTATGCTGAAATCTACTTCGGCGATGATGTTCCGCCGTCCATTCTTCAGGTGGAAGGGGCAAAGGATATCGCGGTTGAATTCACCTCGCTTTCCAAAACCTTCTCCATGCCAGGTTGGCGAATGGGCTTCGCCGTCGGTAACGAGCGCATGATACGGGCGTTGACGAGGGTTAAATCCTATTTGGACTACGGTGCCTTTACGCCTATTCAGGTGGCCGCAGCCGCTGCATTGAATGGGGTTGAAGACTGCATTGCAGAAGCGCGCGAGACCTATAAGTTCCGCCGTGATGTGATGGTAGAAAGTTTTACCAGAGCAGGGTGGCCGATTCCGAGCCCGGATGCGACCATGTTTGCTTGGGTGCAAGTGCCCGAGAAATTCCGTGACGTAGGTTCGCTCGAATTTGCCAAGCGGCTGGTCGAAGAAGCCCATGTGGCGGTCGCGCCGGGTGTTGGCTTTGGCGAATATGGCGATGACTATGTTCGTTTGGCTTTTGTTGAGAACGAACAGCGGATTCGTCAAGCAGCGCGCAACATCCGCAAATTTCTTGCCTCTTCCTGA